The genomic region TTTTCTGCAGGTACAGAATGGCTACAACAGTCCCTGATGGTTGCCACAGTGGCCTGAAATCCAAGTACTACAGACTTTGTGATAAGGCTGAAGCTTGGGGCATCGTCCTAGAAACAGTGGCCACAGCTGGGGTTGTGACCTCGGTGGCCTTCATGCTCGCTCTCCCGATCCTCATCTGCAAGGTGCAGGACTCCAACAGGCGAAAAATGCTGCCTACTCAgtttctcttcctcctgggtgTGTTGGGCATCTTTGGCCTCACCTTTGCCTTCGTCATCAGACTGGATGGGAGCACAGGGCCCACACGCTTCTTCCTCTTTGGGATCCTCTTTTCCATCTGcttctcctgcctgctggctcaTGCTCTCAATCTGACCAAGCTCGTCCGAGGGAGGAAGCCGCTTTCCCTGTTGGTGATTCTAGGTCTGGCCGTGGGCTTCAGCCTAGTCCAGGATGTCATTGCTATTGAATATATTGTCCTGACCATGAATAGGACCAACGTCAATGTCTTTTCTGAGCTTTCTGCTCCTCGTCGCAATGAAGACTTTGTCCTCCTGCTCATCTACGTCCTCTTCTTGATGGTGCTGACCTTCCTCATGTCCTCCTTTACCTTCTGTGGTTCCTTCACGGGCTGGAAGAGACATGGGGCCCATGTCTACCTCACGATGCTCCTCTCCATTGCCATCTGGGTGGCCTGGATCACCCTGCTCATGATTCCTGACTTTGACCGCAGGTGGGATGACACCATCCTCAGCTCTGCTTTGGCTGCCAATGGCTGGGTGTTCCTGTTGGCTTATGTTAGTCCCGAGTTTTGGCTGCTCACAAAGCAACGAAACCCCATGGATTATCCTGTTGAGGATGCTTTCTGTAAACCTCAACTCATGAAGAAGAGCTATGGTGTGGAGAACAGAGCCTACTCTCAAGAGGAAATCACTCAAGGTACAGACGCAGCCTGGCTAGGCAGAGAATCCCTCGTAGAAAGGTGGGGGAGAATCATAGGATATTATAGCTGTAAGGAACATGCAAGATTTTCCAGGTTATACCCTTGACAGAATAGATAAGTTCCTTAAGGCTCAGATCTTGCTTAAAATTGTCCAGCCTGTTAGAGACAAGTAGAACAAGAAGCTGGCCTCTGGAGTCTTTATTGAGTACTTTATACAATTGGTGTAGACTGGGAGagccctcctcacttccccttTCTTGTGCCGTAATTTCCTGTGGGGCAGAACACCTCAGAGGTTTCTGTGCATCAAAATAAGATgcagcaaagaaatggaaaaaggataACGAGACAAATTCCCAGCAATAAGTAGGTGAGGTTGTGTTTTTTATAAAAGATAACGAGGCATTCCTTCCAGAAATGTGGAGCCTTTGTAGATTTCAGTGCATAAAACCAAGCCATGATTTCCTGCAGTGATCACAgagcagagaagggagaaagCCCTTTTATCATAAACCAGCAGGAAGTCTCCGTAAAATTGGTAGGGATTCTGGTTTAGTGCGAAGAAccacattttttgtgtgtgtttctgggcCCATGGGAAGGAACAGATCATATTTGACATACAAGAATCAAAtgattcaggccaggcgtggtggctcactcctgtaatcctagcgctctgggaggctgaggtgggaggattgcttgagcccagaagtttgagaccagcttgggcaaaatagcaagacttcatctctattaaaaaaaaaaaaaaaaaaagagtcaaatgaTTTTGCTCTTATCTGGAGTTGTGAGAAGCCAGATGTTCTCGTGTTGTTTTCATAAGCAAAAGAGGCTAAACTGATGGCCAGAAAGTACTCCTGCTCATAGGGACCTATTCATTGGTCTCCAGGGTTTACACTGACCTTTAATCACAGGGGGTGGGTGGTTTTGGGATGGGAATGAGGAACCTCCAAGGCCACGTTCTTAGCTCCAGCTAAAAATAGATCTTTCTTTTGCTCTTAAGCCTGAGGTGTGGAACTTCCTGGTGCTACTCACTGCAGCTATGGTCCCTCTCTAGGGCACTTGGAAGTCTgaagggaggtggaggagggcaggaggggtTATTTaaccacccccagcccctcctgtcCGTTCCGTGGCTTCACTCCATCACCTCACTCCTGTACTTCCTGTTCTCATTCACTGATGagtcttccttccttcattcatttcaaGGGCCACTGTCAGCTTTCTCCCTTAAAATGCTTCTCTGGCCTCCATGCTTTGCTGCTCACTTTCCTCCCTGGGTCCCCTGAGCCACCCCATCCCATCAAATCCTTCCTGAGCCCTTCCACAGTTGGAACCAACAACCTCTGAAACTGCTCGCAGTCCAGATGAACCAAGTCGCTGTGCTTTCCTGCCTGTGCCTGTGCTCCAGGTGTGTCTGTCCTCTGCCTGGCGTGGCCATCTCCCTCTTCTGCCCTTCTCCAGGATCAGGCATTCCCCAGTTTCCCCTGGTAATCACTCCACCCTGTGCATCTGTAGGACTTTGAAATGCTCTTATCAGGGTCTGTCTCATTGCATTGTTATTTATGTACTTGTCATATGTTCCTTACTCTCCAGTGTCAGCTGCAAGGAGGGATCATTCTGGTTAATCCTTATGTGCTTCacgatctctcttttttttttttttgagacagagtcttgctctgtcacccaggctggagtgcagggacacaatcttggctcgctgcaagctctgcctcccaggttcaagcaattctcctgcctcagcctcccgagtagctgggattacagatgtgcaccactatggccaactaatttttttgtatttttagtagagacggggtttcaccatcttggccaggctggtctcgaactcctgacctcgtgatctgcccgcctaggcctcccaaagtgctgggattacaggcgtgagtcaccgtgcctggccacgaTCTCTTACATAAAGGCGTTTAAGTGTTTGTTCAGCAAATTGGGCCCATAAATTTGGTGGGAAATAAATGAATTGCTTTGAACTGCATTAATGATGATTGCATGTGTTTATCCTTCTTTCCCAAGCCTCTGGTTTTCCCCAAATACACAGAAAACAGTTGCTCATCAATCCTGCCTCTTCCCaaagaaaatgatacaaatatatacatattttccttGGCAGGCAGTTAAGGAAATAGGTAAATCCCCAGTGAGATTCACTCTAGGTACACCCCTGGCCAGATCTATATCTGAAATGACTGGTTtttatgacttttctttttcttttttttttttcgtttgagacagagtcttgttctgccgcccaggctggagtgcagtggtgtgatctcggctcactgcaagctccacctcctgggttcacaccattctcctgcctcagcctcccgagtagctgggactacaggcgcccgccaccacgcctggctaattttttgtatttttcatagagacggggtttcaccttgttagccaggatggtcttgatctcctgaccttgtgatctgcccgcctcggcctcccaaagttctgggattacaggcatgagccaccgtgcccagcccatgacTTTTCAAATGTGCTTTTGAAGTGGTCCTAGGATGAGGTGGGGCTCTGGTGAAGTTCTGAAAAGGGGCGTCCCTAGTCATCatagttattcattcattcaagcagTATTGTGTTTGCTTTGTGCCTGGTCCTAGGCTTGAGGACCTAGTCTTTCTCCCTCCAAGAAACTTAAGGTCTGCTGGAGAGACAGGCAATGAAATGGGCAAGATGTCACACTGTGATAAGTGATACAATGGGATGAACATAGGTGGGGGCCCCAATGCTTtaatttctcctcttcctctgtttCAGGTTTTGAAGAGACAGGGGACACGCTCTATGCCCCCTATTCCACACATTTTCAGCTACAggtaagtgatttttttctccctcttcatcAAAGGCATTAGCACCTCAGGAACACTGATCCTTTGGAAACAGACGATGTTCCCTTTCTCATGGCCCCTAGAGGGCCACTTGAAGGAATGATGGGTCTTCTTTCCTCTAAGCGGCCTCATGGGGTTAGTGGGTAAGAATGAGTGCTTGGCATAGAGAGGACTTGGGGGTGGGAGGcctgggagaaagggaaggaaatgagACTCCTGCCCAGACTTGAGACCTGTTGAAATGGCAGGAACTGGAGTGGGTTTCACGATATGACTGTTTCCTTTTCAGAACCAGCCTCCCCAAAAGGAATTCTCCATCCCACGGGCCCACGCTTGGCCGAGCCCTTACAAAAactatgaaggaaagaaagagggcagCTAACTCTGTCCTGAAGAGTGGGACAAATGCAGCCGGGCGGCAGATCCAGCGGGAGCTCAAAGGGATGTGGGTGAAATCTTGAGTCTTCTGAGAAAACTGTACAAGACCCTACGGGAACAGCTTGCATCCCTCCCAGCCTCAACCACAATTCTTCCATGCTGGGGCTGATGTGGGCTAATAAGACTCCAGTTCTTAGCGGcgctgtaggttttttttttttttttttttgtctcatccTTAGGATACTTCTTTTAAGTGGGAGTCTCAGGCAACTCAAGTTTAGACCCttactctttttgtttgttttttgaaacaggatcttgctctgtcacccaggcttgagtgcagtggcacgatcacagcccagtgcagcctcaacctcctgtgctcaagcaatcctcccatctccgcctcccaaagtgctgggacaacaggcgtgagccacagctcccagcctaGACCCTTAATCTTGCTGTTATTTTCCATGGACTAAAGGTCTGGTCATCTGAGCGCACACTGGCTCACACAGCTCTGAGGGCCTGCTCCTCTAACTCGCAGTGGGTTTTTTGAGGATTGCTTGGCCCAGAGCAGACCTGCACATCTGAGCAAAAACAGCAAAAGCCTGTCTCTCAGTGCACCGACCTGAATCTACACTGGAAGCCAACTTGCTGGCACCCCTGCTCCCCAACCCTTCTTGCCTGGGTAGGAGAGGCTAAAGATCACCCTAAATTTACTCATCTCTCTGGTGCTGCCTCACATTGGGCCTCAGCAGCTCCCCAGCACCAATTCACAGGTCACCCCTCTCTTCTTGCACTGTCCCCAAACTTGCTGTCAATTCCCAGATCTAATCTCCCCCTACGCTCTGCCAGGAGTTCTTTCAGACCTCACTAGCACAAGCCCGGTTGCTCCTTGTCAGGAGAATTTGTAGATCATTCTCACTTTAAATTCCTGGGGCTGATACTTCTCTCATCTTGCACCCCAGCCTCTGTAAATAGATTTACCGCATTCACGGCTGCATTCTGTAAGTGGCCATGGTCTCCTAATGGAGGAGTGTTCATTGTATAATAAGTTATTCACCTGAGTATGCAATAAAGATGTGGTGGCCACCATTTCACAGTGGTGACAGCAGTTACCAGTAGTGAGCATTAGACTCTGGGGGATAGAACACGGGCTTCCCTGAGAGCTTCATGTTGGAGCTGAAGTTCAAGGTTCACTTCCTTTGGGTTTGTACTTGACCCTTCTTCATAGGTCTCTCCTGTTGCCTCTAAAACAAGTGTGTTTCCCCTCATTTTTGAGGCTGTCAATGGTGTGAGAGCCAGGATCATCACAGGGCCTGAGGTTTTACTCCAGAAAGGCAGAGGAGTGGCAACCTTGGCTTGGGGTTTGGCAGCccaggagaggcagggaggatAACTCAAAGCTGGTTCCATGTTTCACCCAAGGTCTAATTGTGGGAGAGGACAAATCCAGATCCCCTGTTTGACAGAATTAGTTCACAAATGTCTCTCGGCAAAGACATGTGATACCTAACCATGATAATTGACTTAATCCAAGAAACAGCTCTGTAGGGCAGAGCAATAGGAAATCTCTCTTTcgttatgcaaaaaaaaaatccctctacaTAGAAACTGAGTGACATGTAAAAATGTGTAGCTAAGTCAGGGAGTTACTTCCTAAGAGCCTGACACTCTGCTTTTCATCAAAAGGAAAAACCAGAGTGAGGCAGAGGcgagggaggtggaggtgagcgGATGATGTGCTGAGTTAGGGATGTTTATATGCTGCAAAGGTTTGGTTGGTAGGCTTCGCACTAAGATTAGCCTATCTTTGTACTGAAAAGGGGGAAGGACACATAGTGACACAGATCCTTCTGGTCTTTCCCAGGAGGTGTGACCTAATGAGGTTTGTTGTGAGAAGAAAGCAATGTggtttcacatatattatctatCATAGGCTAGGGACTCAAAAAATGCATATTCcctcccctctttctctttctttctttctttctctttctttctttcctttccctccctccctccctccctccctccctcccttccttccttccttccttccttctctctctctctctctctcccctttttctgtctcactctgtcacccaggctggagtgcagtggcatgatctcagctcactgcagcctccacgtcctggattcaagcgatttttgtgcctcagccttctgagtagctgggattacaggcgtgtgccatcacgcctggctaatttttgtatttttagtagagacgaggtttcaccatgttgaccaggctagtcttgaactcctgatcttaagtgatccgcccgcctcggcctcccaaagtactgggattatgggtgggaatcaccatgcccagcctcccttccatcttttctttccttctctggtCTTCGTACTACTAACCAAGCAAGGCAGGAGGAGTAAAaggtaaaattacaaaatactctggatcggcatttttttttttttttgagacagggtctagctctacggcccaggctggagtgcagtggcacaatcatagctcactgcagcctcaactttctgtgctcgagtgattctcctgcctcagtctcctgagtagctaggaccacagacgtgcaccaccacacttggctaattttattttttcagagatcaCATGTGGTTTGAGGGAGGATAGGGAGGACAGGGTGTCAAGAACAGCATTTTTACCAAGTTGGTATAAAAATGAAACAGGATACAGGCATGGATCTTTACACTGA from Pongo pygmaeus isolate AG05252 chromosome 10, NHGRI_mPonPyg2-v2.0_pri, whole genome shotgun sequence harbors:
- the GPRC5A gene encoding retinoic acid-induced protein 3, which produces MATTVPDGCHSGLKSKYYRLCDKAEAWGIVLETVATAGVVTSVAFMLALPILICKVQDSNRRKMLPTQFLFLLGVLGIFGLTFAFVIRLDGSTGPTRFFLFGILFSICFSCLLAHALNLTKLVRGRKPLSLLVILGLAVGFSLVQDVIAIEYIVLTMNRTNVNVFSELSAPRRNEDFVLLLIYVLFLMVLTFLMSSFTFCGSFTGWKRHGAHVYLTMLLSIAIWVAWITLLMIPDFDRRWDDTILSSALAANGWVFLLAYVSPEFWLLTKQRNPMDYPVEDAFCKPQLMKKSYGVENRAYSQEEITQGFEETGDTLYAPYSTHFQLQNQPPQKEFSIPRAHAWPSPYKNYEGKKEGS